The DNA segment ATAGCttttagttttagtttaaCTTACTTTTAATTGTGATTTTAAACCGTAACTTCTTGTTAATGTTTGCATACGGTATATGTTAAAAAGTCTGTAGAACGAAGTTTACAAAGGACTATACTGGCTTTGTTCTCAATTTCAGACTGATTTGTAACAAAACCCGTTTGAAAAGTTAATTATTTGTCTAAACAATGGAACCAACAAACGAAGGAAATTATTCTATTGCTTCAAGCGATGGATTAGACGAACTGAACAGCGAAATCGACGTCCCTAGATCTTCTACTCCGGTGGATGGAAAATCGGATAAGAAAGCTCCTCCATTCCAAGCTGAGGATCTCGGAGCAGTTTCTCGTGAAGTTGTCGGATGCAGTTACCCGCTAAATCGAGGGGAAAATGAACTCGACAAATCGGTTGAATCTTCCTTCTCAaatggtgacgtcatcaatgaAGTGGAGGATATTCTGCTGAAACAAGATGGCCTTGTTTCCGAAGAGCTTGCCGGTTCTAATCCCAAGGCGTTGGAACATTTCAACGAGTTGCAACGGTTGGTGAGAAACAAGTTGGATAGAGTCAAGCAACGGGCAATCGACAGGGAGAGAGAGATAGATGCTTTGAAGCAAGATGGTGAGACGCAGAAAAAAGGACAACCTGAAGAAGAGAAGCTTTGTTTCACCCCGGAACAACAGTACCACGTCGATCAGTTTTATCAAAGATTGCGGATAGAAGCGGATAACCAAAAAACACAGCTCATGGTTGAAAAAGAGAACAACAAGGAACTCGTAGAGAAGGTTTCCGATCTAGAGAACCAGCTGAAACAGAAGTTGGCAAAAATCGAGTCTCTAAGTTGCGAAGCTGAAATGCTTCGTTCAGAAGTACGCAAGAATCCTATTTCGTCCTATGTCGAATGGCAGCACAATTTCCTCAACGTCTGCCTTCCGAATAATTCCAACATTTGTGTGAAAGTTTCAGGCAAGTAAAGGTGAAATACATTGCTTTACAGGTGTACAATCGATACACAGTGTGCGCCGAATTGGCGAAACGTATCAGGCGAACTCAGttcattgtttgttgtttgtttttattataaacaagGCATTGACAGGTAATAAATCGAAGCGTAgataatttttcttgaaatgtgCATGTAACAATTTGACTTTAGGATTATGTTACAATGGATTCtggatgatgtcacaatttcaCGTTGTTTGTTCTCTGTATTTATTTTCTtgcaaaacaagcaaaaaagaaCTGTAAAATGTCAAACCGCATTTTCAATACAAAAGTTCCTATCAAAAGTCTATTTTATCTACCGTACAGTACAAGCTAAATTGCACTGAAAAGGATACCACGATCCCATATCACCATGCGAGTTCTACCCAGCGATTTTTGCAGCGCTTGCTCTAGTGCCAGCAGGGGGCGCTTTTATACCAAGATATCTGcctttgttttcaaacaaaacaggTGGTTCGTAAGCCATGTTGAACTCTGTGATCCGCGGATTTGAATCGTCGGAATCCACGGACCCCGTATCCGCTTCATTTTTTTCTCCGTTTTCATTTTGAGGACTCGCAGCTGCTGCCAGAGCTTTGAGAAAATTTTCTGCTTCTTTCTGCTTTTTAAGTCTTTCGCTCACCTCAGCAGTCCGCAAACGCTTTGCCAAGTCAGCAATATCGAAAAAGAAGTTTCCAGAAGGAACCAAATTCCTGGTGAAGATCTGCCGACGTTGCTTCTCGCTCGTGGTCTGCACTTTCCTTACAACGAGTTGGGAGGTTGGCACGATGTTATCCACGGATACAGACGTCTTATCCTCCTCTTCTTTATCGTCGTCGTTTTTTGAAGACAAGATTCCGTCCTGGATGAGATTTCTTCGGACTTCGGCGGACGAGAGTCGTTCTTGAGGAGGaatcaattttatcttttccAGGGATTCCGCTTTGTGTCTCCGGAAAGTCATCTCCTTTGCTGCGTCATCATGCTCCGGAGCATCCGCTTGCTCCAAACTTCCTTCCTCTTCCGAATCCGTCAGAGTCTCCGCTATTTCGGGGATTGTTTCAAACGCTGGGGGATTGGACTTAAGAAAGGATCTGGAGGATTGCATGGCAGGAGCAGGAGGTCGGATGCTGGGAGCACTGAAAGGATCTGGACGAGAAATCTGaagaagaaaataaagtaAAGATATAAGACATTTTACTACTCAACAAAAACTTATTGTATAAGAATGCAATGACGCTTTGTCAAGTTAGTTTAGGTTTTTTCTTCAAGGAGAGTCAGCTGTAACAGAAgaagaaagaagaagaagcTTGAAGGAATCTTATGAAACTGCGCTACTCGTGCCTTCAACTCATGATGTTACGGTGACCGTCATATGTCTATAACATCCCGAACATCCTTCATTATTAAAGCCGGAAAACAATGTATAGCAAGACAAGCTTCAACGGCATCACAACGTGTGTAGCAGCAAGCACGCCGCTGTACAATCACAAACGTCTTCTACTAGCTGTAAGAAACTTTTACTAAACATCGTCCACAGCACCTGGTCATCCATCAACGGGGTTGCATCAAAAACGTCGCTTGGATTTAGCAGAGCAGGACTGTTCATTGACTCTGGCCATTTTGACACGTTCAGCACGTTGTCGGAAATTTCTCCATCAAATACCTTCCTCTGGACCTCCCTCATGTTCAGATGAGGAGCTTTCTCGTGAACCAGGGCAAGTTTGTAGACGTCGTTTGCGATTGCCGGAGTGTTTTTCCTACGTATAATGTTGTTAGCAACTGAAACGGAGAAAAAAGCGCTAATTGTAGGATTGAAAAGTGCAAGTTGTCACTGGCTCTAAATGAGTGTAACTTTTAGCTTGTATTTATTTGTGTAACCAACCAAAGCGTACATTTCGTATTCTCATTTTTTCAACTCCAACTTTAACCATATCCATGCTTATTTACAGCATAAGTTAACTTTGTTACAATCAATTAGACCAGGGGCTTCTCAAACGTTTTTGTTCTGCGACCTCattttagaaacaaaatttcaacgcGACCCCTTGAAGGGTAGCTTACACGTTAATGATAttgaaacaataaacgtcTCATCACAAATATCAAGTGAAATTTTGTCTATGGCGAAATTGTACAAATGCACACAAACCACGAAAGTAACTGTACAGCAATAAAAGAACAGCgtaatggaaacagtaaagcgaatcaaaaattaaccaaaaaaaattcaatttatatataatacagtagttgaatttgtttcacgaCCCCAAAGTTACATTATGCGGCCCGTTTGAGGTCACGACCCATAGCTTGAGAAGCCCTGAATTAGACTATGTTTAATCTATTTTATTATCTCAAACTTAACCGATCcataataaaaattacatgCAATGCTGCTCGTGCTGTTTCTGGGACCTCGTCTTGATACAATCCGGACATGATTCCGGTCCTAGAATTTCGCAATGTTCTTTCGCCATCAGCGTGTTCTGATTGGTTAAAATCCTGCTCAGGGATCTGAAAACAAGACAGAGTCATTCAAACGTCATAATGGGAAGCAAACTTCGTGAAAAAAGTGTAAAATCTGCGTCTGGCAATTGGCAAAACACGAAGTCACTTATGGGTAAAAAGAATACGAAATATGAAGACGTCAAATTCAGCTATAGTGGCCGCTTTGGCAGAAAATGTAGACTAAGCTTGAGTTTTAGGTAACACCAACCAGATCGCCAAACTTGCAGTTGACGATCAAGTTCCGTTAACATTTACaaggaaaatgttttgaatacTTTGATAAAACGAAATCAGGCTCGGGTTTTTGTCACAAATAAAAGCTTTTTGACTTACCTTCCCTCAATTTGAATCTCGGGAAACTCTGAACAACGGACGCATCTCTCCGCAAATGCATCCACCTGCGAATAAGATCTTTGTGATCCGTTTTCTCTTCCACTCCGGCTCCAAATTCCTGAACCCTGCATTTAATAAATTACTTTTAATAACCGAAGATACCGGAAGTATCACGACAAGTTGGTAGTTTCAAAATAACGATAGACAAAAGTTATGGCCGCGACGTGGGATACTTTGTCGTCTAGCACAGCTTATTAATCTGTACAATAACCACGTATTAAACTATATTACAACCAACAAGGTGTATAGTAAACAAAAATTCTGATATAATATCATGTGTGATGTCATATGAAGTAACCATATCACATGATGTGATATTATCAACAGAATTTTACAATCGTATTAACAATGTGACCGTTTTCCTGTCATAGTATTAGTATTTCCTTTGCAAGGCGCAAAGTATTCACAAAGTCAGTTAAACTCATCCATACCTTCTTGGGAGGTGTCTGCTTAATGTAGGCCACCACCACGTCACCAACTGTACTTGGACGTTTAGAGGCTGAAGCTGgggtttttattgtattgcTCCTGTAGTCATATTGTGTAGCTTTTGAGGCCTGGTCTGCGTGAAAactgaaaagtaaaacattgcTTAGAAAACAAGGTTTCAAACGTCAAAATACAAGCACTGTGCTTGACTTGAAATTTCCAGGTAGTTGTCTTGAATTTAGATTAAATCATGTTTCATGTCCAAGTCGACACAACACTAcaagtaattattttaaaaatttttaaacacttgATGGGGTCGTTTTTACGCAGAAATCTAAATAGCAAGCTGACAAGCTCCACGGTATAACATGAAGCTTCTAATGTTCATCACATTGTCTTGAAATGAACACCTCTCGGAAGCAGGGCTAGTCAGTCTCTCCACCAGATTTTTCGCCAACCTCGGAGTTGATATTTCGGACCTCGGCGAACTGAGCGGCATAGGGGAGAGTCGATTCGACGCCTTTTCCAAGTCCAGAAATTTGGACGGCGACACCTTGCGGTAGCCCTGCTGCAGCATCATCAGGGAACGGCCAAAGGATTCTTGGAGGAAGTCTGGAGACGGAGATTGAGCCAAGGCAATTATGTCCGCAGGAGAAGGATTCCTGCCTGACGAAAAAGAGGAGTATTTGTAGAAAAGGTGTCACAACATTACAAATATTATTGGACTCTTCAATGATTCGGTAGAAAACGAAAATATAGTTTTTGAGTTCCCAGGTTTAAGATTTGATAAACTGACGGCCAGGATTAGGGCGAAAGAGTGAAATTCTGGgggtattttatttaaaattttcattacaacCACTTACTTCTCCTTCGGCTTCCGCTTCTGGAAAGCTTCAGACGCGCCGGCGAGGAGACGGGTCGGGTTCCATGGCTGCTGAAGGTCCGGTTTGCGTCGAACTGATACTGGAACTCAACACCGGGGTTATATCGCCTCAACCGGTTCGAGGCGGTTGTGGCAGACCTGCTTCCACTAGTCACCATGTTTTAACCAAGGGTTCAAGAGAATTGTAGAAGAAACTGAACAACTTATGTAGTTTCAACTTGATTAACCTACCCTTCTGCAAACATTTAGTTACATGTATTGGccataaaatttgtaacaagCCAAGTTGGTATGGAAATTGTTTCAATAATTTGAAACGCCGCCATGATACGGGGCTGAAGACATCTATCAAGACGGCTTTCGCTGTCAGCAACGGAAATATGTGTCGGCCATTAACTGAAACGCTCATGCAGTATATGGAAGAGTTAGGAGCAGCTTTTGTTGTAAACCATCAGATCACCGCATTGAGTTGCTCTGATTATATTTTACTCCTTGCGTGTTCTGTTTTATTTCTACGGTAAACTTCCAAGTCTAGCTTATAACTTACTCAACAAATTCAATCCTATTCTTTCTAAAAAACGGTTTAGCCTTGAAATAAGGTATTGGCCTGACAACCGGCTGCTATTCCTGATACCGGCTGTAAATATGACAccagctgaaacgataaattAGACTCTGTCAGCTTAGGAAAAAATAGGCGTTATTTTCGTGTTGTTATGCTATTAAAGGCCCATGCGAGCGCCAATAATTCGGCTATTTTCCTTGTGTGAAGCCTTTAATGTGGTGTTCTATTAATCTTTTGACGAGAAGCGTTCTTAGGGTTTCAAATTTCGTTCAAGCACTTTATATTGTTACGTAACAAAGGTATTCatcaaacaatgaaaacaaataaaaaaatacaattaccAGTCGTGGACGGAGttttaattgtgacgtaacaatgtaCTTTTGTTTGCGCACAAGTGAACAAAACGTCTTTGTAATGTCATGTTTTTATCAGAACTTGGTGAAGAAATAACCGCTTGTAGAAAATCAAATAAATGGTAATTAAGTCCtaaccaaacaaaaattaatcaagATTGATCTATTCCTTTGTACATAGCAAGGAAGCTGCGTATCCGAGGAACGTTTTAAAGGGCGGCCAAGTCGTGATGGCATATCGTTAAGTTGATGAATGACCGCGATATCGAACATTGGTAAGTTGTCAACCACATAACATAAGTTTATGAGGTGACGTAGAAAATGATAGTCTACGAAAAAAGTAACTAAAAAGATTTCCGCATTATTAAATTATTGGAAGATGTTTTGTCAAAACGCTCTCTTACATAAGCAAACGTGACGGTCAGGCAAATGTCCTAACTCAAACAATTCCGATCTAGAAATTGCAACGTCTTTTCCGTTTCAATATGCAAACTATCTCTTACTTTGAGCCAAAAGATGTTACGTCAATGCAGCCCTTCGCTGGCGAATTGtgtagtgttacgtcatattcGCACGATTATGACTGCACAAGTACGCCAAAGCATCCCAAAAGTATGTTTATGGTTTACGACAGAACGTCGAGGTTGAGAACGAAACTTCTTACTCAAATAAAATCGAACGAAAGTTTGATTGACAATTTTCCAACAACAGCGGCGACAACTGCCCAGGGTTAGAAATATAAACGGGAACATTTTTGGCTGAAAAGCACGGCAgtgaaattcaaaaaagcagcaaaaagGAGGAGGCGCTGCTCGCTGTGGAATAAATAAAGTCATCGCGCGAGAACCCAACTCTTTATTCTCTCTGCTCCAAGAAGGAAGTCAACCTTCGTCTGTGCTCGGCGCTGACCGCGATGCTGTCCAGGTGCCTCGCGAAGGAGTTCGTTATCCGATGAATCGCGCTCTTTGTTTCCGCTTTTAAACTGTGCTGCTGACGTAATAGGGAAAGCACCGCTGGCGACGATGACGTCACCGaaagtttgcaatttttctcCAGGACCTGGGTATAAGGagaataaattgaaaaaaatttgtatgtGTCCAAAATTCTTGCGCGGGATTTCTCCCATAACAGCTACTTGGAGTGACAACTAAGATTAAAGGTGGGCTTTATAAAGCTAAACCGCTCAAGCAAAGCTCATGAAGGCAATCTTTCCAGTCATAATAACCACACTGAGCAGACAAgttcaaataaattaaaatctaACTTACCGACAATAAATCAAGGAGCGCTCCGAGTACTTCGTGGAGTCTCCTTTGAACGAATCCGTAATCGTCTTCAGTGATAGAAGCAGCGGTGAGGAATGAAATACTCTGGATCGACCATCTGTAGATTTGGTGATCGGCGAAAATATTGCCCGCCTTACGATCGGGTAACTGTGGGTTTGGAACGTAGATGGTGTTAATTGGCACGGATGGAAACGTTATGTTATTTCAATTTACGCGATTTACTGACAATTGTTTAATACTCTGCAACACATCTACGAGTCGGTGAGTCGGGCTTGTATACGGCGAATACCTCTGTTATGAAATATGATACAACGGATATCCCTCTAACAGATTGCAGCAACCTTGCACCCAACTTCTTAAGCTGTCCCTTAAATGTTTCATAACTTGCTTCGTCGTCCTACGAAAAATAACATAACAGTCAAGTATTGAAGCTGAACGTAGGGTTCAGCAACCGCATACTTTCGAAGCAGGAAGCTCCACGCAAACTTTGTGCTTGTCACACGCGGTTTTTGAACTTCTTTTTCTCAGAATTAGGTCGTATTAAACCTACCTGGTCCTGCGTGGTAGAGCTGCCGTACACTGAAGTAGAAACGTTTGCTTGGTTCTGAAAGAAAGAAAGGCGTAAATTTTTCCATTAACTAGCGGCACATTTTCCCCAGTAAACCTGCCTGCTCCATATCACGCACTTTTAATCACAGAAAATCAAACATGAAATGAAGAAGCTTAGcagaagaagaaaataaaagataaataCAACGTAATAGAATTTGTTCACCACCTTGCGAGCTTGTTTTGTCCACAGCTTTGGAGTTGGGACGGCCAGAGATCCGTTAAGAAGAGCTGACGTATTAAGTTGACTTGGAGGAGCATAGGAGGTGTCAAGAGAGGAAACCTaagattttcacaaaacaaaacttgcatatataaacaaaaaagtatacCATATTACATTGGTGAATTCAGTTTATACTATACACTAAATGCATAGACACcgcatagtgcatatgttcgTTGTTAGTGggttgaaaacaaattactCCGTTGCAAACGATTTCACAATCATATAAGTGTTACATTTATTATTCATACGAAGCATTTGATTATTCTCATCGTCTCACCTCAAAATAGGACATGT comes from the Clavelina lepadiformis chromosome 5, kaClaLepa1.1, whole genome shotgun sequence genome and includes:
- the LOC143460893 gene encoding uncharacterized protein LOC143460893 isoform X1, whose protein sequence is MVTSGSRSATTASNRLRRYNPGVEFQYQFDANRTFSSHGTRPVSSPARLKLSRSGSRRRSRNPSPADIIALAQSPSPDFLQESFGRSLMMLQQGYRKVSPSKFLDLEKASNRLSPMPLSSPRSEISTPRLAKNLVERLTSPASESFHADQASKATQYDYRSNTIKTPASASKRPSTVGDVVVAYIKQTPPKKGSGIWSRSGRENGSQRSYSQVDAFAERCVRCSEFPEIQIEGRSLSRILTNQNTLMAKEHCEILGPESCPDCIKTRSQKQHEQHCMKNTPAIANDVYKLALVHEKAPHLNMREVQRKVFDGEISDNVLNVSKWPESMNSPALLNPSDVFDATPLMDDQISRPDPFSAPSIRPPAPAMQSSRSFLKSNPPAFETIPEIAETLTDSEEEGSLEQADAPEHDDAAKEMTFRRHKAESLEKIKLIPPQERLSSAEVRRNLIQDGILSSKNDDDKEEEDKTSVSVDNIVPTSQLVVRKVQTTSEKQRRQIFTRNLVPSGNFFFDIADLAKRLRTAEVSERLKKQKEAENFLKALAAAASPQNENGEKNEADTGSVDSDDSNPRITEFNMAYEPPVLFENKGRYLGIKAPPAGTRASAAKIAG
- the LOC143460893 gene encoding uncharacterized protein LOC143460893 isoform X2; its protein translation is MVTSGSRSATTASNRLRRYNPGVEFQYQFDANRTFSSHGTRPVSSPARLKLSRSGSRRRSRNPSPADIIALAQSPSPDFLQESFGRSLMMLQQGYRKVSPSKFLDLEKASNRLSPMPLSSPRSEISTPSFHADQASKATQYDYRSNTIKTPASASKRPSTVGDVVVAYIKQTPPKKGSGIWSRSGRENGSQRSYSQVDAFAERCVRCSEFPEIQIEGRSLSRILTNQNTLMAKEHCEILGPESCPDCIKTRSQKQHEQHCMKNTPAIANDVYKLALVHEKAPHLNMREVQRKVFDGEISDNVLNVSKWPESMNSPALLNPSDVFDATPLMDDQISRPDPFSAPSIRPPAPAMQSSRSFLKSNPPAFETIPEIAETLTDSEEEGSLEQADAPEHDDAAKEMTFRRHKAESLEKIKLIPPQERLSSAEVRRNLIQDGILSSKNDDDKEEEDKTSVSVDNIVPTSQLVVRKVQTTSEKQRRQIFTRNLVPSGNFFFDIADLAKRLRTAEVSERLKKQKEAENFLKALAAAASPQNENGEKNEADTGSVDSDDSNPRITEFNMAYEPPVLFENKGRYLGIKAPPAGTRASAAKIAG